In the genome of Magnolia sinica isolate HGM2019 chromosome 2, MsV1, whole genome shotgun sequence, one region contains:
- the LOC131228647 gene encoding DNA polymerase delta catalytic subunit-like has translation MISNQYLFKQIGCHSYLCSYSKMHFYFLLLHALIFCLCGCHEKRDAATAPNVGDRVLYVIIKAAKGAKAYERSEDPIFVLENNIPIDSHYYLENQISKPLLRIFDPILKNAEKELLHGSHTRSVSISIPSNSGIMKFAKKQLCCIGCKALIR, from the exons ATGATTTCGAATCAGTATTTatttaaacaaattggatgtcattcCTATCTTTGTTCTTACAGcaagatgcatttttattttcttttattgcatGCTCTTATTTTCTGCTTGTGTGGTTGTCATGAAAAGCGGGATGCTGCCACTGCTCCAAATGTTGGGGATCGTGTTCTGTATGTTATTATTAAAGCTGCAAAAGGTGCCAAG GCTTATGAAAGGTCGGAGGATCCTATCTTCGTGCTAGAGAATAACATTCCAATTGATTCCCATTACTATCTCGAAAATCAAATTAGCAAG CCGCTTTTGAGAATATTTGATCCCATTCTGAAGAATGCGGAAAAGGAACTTCTCCATGGCAGCCACACAAGATCAGTTTCCATTTCAATTCCTTCAAACAGCGGTATCATGAAATTTGCTAAGAAACAACTTTGTTGCATTGGCTGCAAAGCTCTAATCAGGTAA